In Paenibacillus durus, the DNA window AATCTAGCAGCTCCAGCAGTTCACGGTTTTCACGTTCGACATCGGTCATATATAATTCCAGCGCCGCTTCGACTTCTTTCAGGCTCTGCTTGTCCGCACCGCTGTCCTTGTTACGGGCACGCGACGGCAGAAACAGCGCATAAGCCAGCGCAAATCCGCCAAGCATAACAATGTACGCCCATGGTTGCACGTATCCGCTCTCCTTTAGTTAATAGAATAAATATTCCGCTTCTCTAATTACAGGGCTTCTAATTACTAAACTCTAAATCTAGAGCTTAATATCGAAGCGGTGCCCTTTATAGGGATGCTCCGCGTTTCGCTCTTTGTCTTTCTTTTGTTCCCGGGAAGTACCGTTACCAGTAGAGCCCCCCCGGTGTCCTTCATCCCTTACGGCGGATTCCGATGACTCGCTGACCTCCGTGCTGCGGTGGGCCAGTTCACGAGATTCCTTTATGTTCTGACCCGCCAATCCCTGCTGCTCAAGCCCGGGCCGATGCTGAAGTTCTTGCTGGAGCTTACTCGCCTCAGTTGTCCGGGGCACTGCAATTTGCAATTCAACTGGCTTTAAGTTCACGGTAATCCCCTGCCCTTCCCCGTTAGAATCTATTCACCCTCATCAGAGGATTTAGACGTTAGGCGCCATATAAATGTCGCCCTCGGAGTAGTAGAACGTAACTCGCTCTGCCGTGTCCTTAATAAATCTGGTATATCTGCCGATTACGATTTTCGAGCCGCCGTAAATGGTTTTGACGACCTCAACTCTGGCCGAATCCGTATCCTCAAGCATTCTTTCGATCTCCAGAATCCGTTCTTTAATATGGGCTTCCTCTCTTTGCTGAGATTGCTGAGTAGCATTAAGCTTGATCCTTAAGGCAACCTTGTCCGGGGGCAGGGAACCGTTTATCGCCAACTGATTCAGCAGATAGAGCGCCTTTTTCGTTTTATCGGCGTTATCCAGGAGCAAGCGAAGCTGCTGACGAAGGTCGTTAATTTCATTTCTCAGCTCGGGCAGCACTCCAACTTCGATAGCTGTTGCCGTCGACATCGTGTTTCCAATCGTGCGCGCAACTACTTTTTCCCCCGCCTGCACCGTTCCGCCTACGATAAGACCCTTAGACCCATTGCATAACACGTTCTTGCCGGCGCGGATATTTGAATGCATGATGCTCTGGGAGACAATGATATCCTCCGCCGCCGTCACATTTCCATCCTGAATAAAGGACACCTTCACATTGGTTCCGGCGCTGACTAATCCTTTGTTATAACCGATAATGCCCCCATTGATTTCGATTGAACCTTTTGCAAATAGTTCAGCCCCTTCAACACCGCCGCTTACCCGAATGTCCCCTTCTGATTTCACCGTAAACCCGGACAGTACATTGCCTCGGATGACGACGGTGCCGACAAAATCGATATTCCCAGTGTTGTAATCCACATCGCCCTGCACTTCGTATACGGGAAAAACATTGATTTTACCTTTATCGGTATAGGATATCAGTCCATCTATTGCCGCATACATTAGGGTTCCATCATCATTAAGCAGGACGTTCTTACCGACCTTGAAGTGGGCAGCCTTCCCTGCCTTGCAGGGAATCGGATCCCCGGTGACAGACATTCCGGGCTGCCCTGGTTCAGGGGGAATAAGCGTGGCAATCAGTTGTCCCTTGCGGACATTGCTCAGCCGGATTAATTCCTTAAAGTCGACCTTGCCGTCTTCCTTTTCCATCGGGCGGTGGTCATTATCATCCTTAGTAAAAGTAAGCAATATTTGTCCGTCTGTACCGTTTACGGGTGCCTTGCCCAGAGCAATCGGCACTTTGCCGGATATGTACTCTTCCGGGTGATCTGCAAAACGCTGAACGATATCCCACTGTACACCGTAGAGAACCTTATTTCGCTGCAAAAAAACGCCCAGTTCTTCAACCGAGCAGGCGAATCCTTCATCCCGTTGATAAAATTCAAGATACGCAATTTCCTTGTCCTCCGAAAAGCTGATGCTCAAATATTCGCTCAACGCAGATTGAACAACCATTTTCCGCCTCCTTGCCGCCATACCTGGCTAATCATTTTGCATTAAGAGATCCCGATTCTTCTCAAGCGTTCCCCGCAGCCGCAGTATCGCCTTGGAATGCAGCTGCGATATCCGTGAAGGAGATAAGGACATGACCTCTGCAATTTCGCTCAAAGATAGGTCTTCATAATATAAAAGGGACACGACGGTCCGTTCTTTCACAGTTAGTTTCTCGATGCCTTTGGTAAGCGTTTCACGAAGATAGAACTCATTTACTTTATGATCAGGGTTCTTGGCTTTATCATCCACCAATACCGACATACGGGTCTCTGATTCTTCTTCCCGAATTGGATCCTCTAAAGAACAGAGCGTCATCACCGCCACATCCTGGAGCATGCTTTGAAACTCTTGTTCGGTTACATCTAAATAGCGGCTCATCTCTTCATCGCTGACAGATCTTAAATATTTCTGTTCGAGCTGCTGGTATGCATCCTCAATCTTTTTCGCCTTTTCCCGGACCGAGCGCGGAACCCAGTCGCCTTGACGTAGAGAATCGAGAATTGCGCCTCGGACACGCCAGGAGGCATAAGTTTGAAATTGCAGTCCCCTTTTGTAATCAAACTTTTCAATCGCGTCAATCAGTCCCATAACGCCATTGCTTGCCAGGTCGTCTTTCGAGACGTTTTTAGGCAGACCTACGGCCAAACGCCCGGCAACATAATCCACTATGGGCAGATATTTCTCGATCAGATTTTTTTTGGCTTCCGGGTTCCCTTCTTCT includes these proteins:
- a CDS encoding DUF342 domain-containing protein, which codes for MVVQSALSEYLSISFSEDKEIAYLEFYQRDEGFACSVEELGVFLQRNKVLYGVQWDIVQRFADHPEEYISGKVPIALGKAPVNGTDGQILLTFTKDDNDHRPMEKEDGKVDFKELIRLSNVRKGQLIATLIPPEPGQPGMSVTGDPIPCKAGKAAHFKVGKNVLLNDDGTLMYAAIDGLISYTDKGKINVFPVYEVQGDVDYNTGNIDFVGTVVIRGNVLSGFTVKSEGDIRVSGGVEGAELFAKGSIEINGGIIGYNKGLVSAGTNVKVSFIQDGNVTAAEDIIVSQSIMHSNIRAGKNVLCNGSKGLIVGGTVQAGEKVVARTIGNTMSTATAIEVGVLPELRNEINDLRQQLRLLLDNADKTKKALYLLNQLAINGSLPPDKVALRIKLNATQQSQQREEAHIKERILEIERMLEDTDSARVEVVKTIYGGSKIVIGRYTRFIKDTAERVTFYYSEGDIYMAPNV
- a CDS encoding FliA/WhiG family RNA polymerase sigma factor → MNEHKASHLEHQALWEQWKEEGNPEAKKNLIEKYLPIVDYVAGRLAVGLPKNVSKDDLASNGVMGLIDAIEKFDYKRGLQFQTYASWRVRGAILDSLRQGDWVPRSVREKAKKIEDAYQQLEQKYLRSVSDEEMSRYLDVTEQEFQSMLQDVAVMTLCSLEDPIREEESETRMSVLVDDKAKNPDHKVNEFYLRETLTKGIEKLTVKERTVVSLLYYEDLSLSEIAEVMSLSPSRISQLHSKAILRLRGTLEKNRDLLMQND